A single region of the Herpetosiphon gulosus genome encodes:
- a CDS encoding carbohydrate-binding protein — protein MDHTRYASELPNGYVHPRYKVATSQPNGMPTWDGNMRAYKVGDRVNYNGRIYRCLQAHTSLATWTPEAVPALWQAE, from the coding sequence ATGGATCACACTCGTTATGCCTCAGAATTGCCCAATGGGTACGTTCATCCAAGATACAAGGTTGCAACCAGCCAGCCAAACGGCATGCCGACCTGGGATGGCAATATGCGAGCCTATAAAGTGGGCGATCGGGTCAACTATAACGGGCGAATTTATCGCTGTTTACAAGCCCATACTTCGTTAGCGACTTGGACTCCTGAGGCAGTCCCCGCCTTGTGGCAGGCTGAATAA
- a CDS encoding right-handed parallel beta-helix repeat-containing protein, which yields MFLKKLGGVLATCLLSMVPLVMPAATAQTPSCHVWNGIGDLQTIVNTYACVELVPGTYLRTTLLKIPTNHTIRGQTGQRSTTIVRATTPWQEPWYSWREPLVEIAAGGTAIGFTIDAANISTNGVSGDKYTVDNVAILNAHCDGADIGGPGVTIRNSLIAYNGSNCTETGIPGGAIYSQRTNGYPDYNYAPLIENNVIRDNGGPALDINGTWGGTFRNNTVSGNQHWAAVSLFGASYWHIENNTITHAATNDTVPQNTAHSQCIGGPSGGHSAGIWLCQVNDTNNFVTIGNVITGNVVQGWYGILAIGNDETQPYWAPRLNTFQYNNVLGSTHGCADDFNVGPTSPWYTERNVWTGNNCVGTPNTGPTFF from the coding sequence ATGTTCTTAAAAAAACTTGGCGGTGTCCTAGCGACCTGCCTCCTAAGTATGGTGCCTTTGGTAATGCCAGCCGCAACTGCCCAAACACCTTCGTGCCACGTGTGGAATGGAATCGGCGATCTGCAGACGATCGTCAACACCTACGCATGTGTTGAACTCGTTCCTGGCACGTATCTACGCACCACCTTACTCAAGATCCCTACCAATCACACCATACGCGGCCAAACTGGGCAACGCAGCACCACCATCGTGCGAGCTACCACGCCTTGGCAAGAACCATGGTACTCGTGGCGAGAACCACTGGTCGAGATCGCTGCTGGCGGTACCGCCATCGGCTTTACCATTGATGCCGCCAATATCAGTACAAATGGGGTCAGTGGTGACAAGTATACAGTTGATAACGTCGCTATTCTCAATGCACACTGTGATGGTGCCGATATCGGTGGCCCTGGCGTAACCATTCGCAACAGCCTTATTGCCTATAATGGCTCAAACTGTACGGAAACAGGTATTCCTGGCGGTGCTATCTATTCCCAGCGGACAAATGGGTATCCCGACTATAATTACGCGCCGCTGATTGAAAATAACGTTATTCGTGATAACGGTGGGCCTGCGCTTGATATCAATGGCACATGGGGTGGCACATTCCGTAACAACACCGTCTCAGGTAATCAGCATTGGGCGGCTGTTTCACTCTTTGGGGCTAGTTATTGGCATATTGAGAACAACACAATCACACATGCTGCCACCAATGATACCGTTCCGCAGAATACCGCTCATTCGCAATGTATTGGAGGCCCTTCGGGCGGCCATTCAGCGGGTATTTGGCTCTGTCAGGTCAATGATACCAATAACTTTGTGACCATCGGAAATGTTATCACGGGTAATGTGGTGCAAGGCTGGTATGGTATTCTTGCAATTGGTAATGATGAGACCCAACCCTATTGGGCTCCTCGACTAAACACGTTCCAATACAATAATGTCCTTGGATCAACGCATGGCTGTGCTGATGATTTTAATGTTGGTCCAACCTCACCGTGGTATACCGAACGAAACGTATGGACTGGTAATAACTGTGTCGGAACACCCAATACAGGTCCAACCTTCTTCTAA
- a CDS encoding glycosyl hydrolase family 8 — MSEQSRSFFGSRLIQRVILILAICAVIVPLFASKSSYAVATPRRPFPQHTQYASGTIKPNHRSQTQLDSDVKAFYDVWKSRYVVRAGTSSTGNPYYRISFGSSAPNVTVSEGQGYGMVIMALMAGYDPEAQTIFDGLWEFSRTNPSNIDSRLMGWRIPSDGSGNDSAFDGDADIAYGLILADAQWGSSGRINYASAANTVLAGVLASTIGPNSRLPMLGDWVSPNGSPHSQYTPRPSDFMPSHFRDYRAFTGNATWDTVLSKTQGVVESIQAQYSPNTGLMPDFVVQANTTPKPSPANFLESENDGNYYYNSGRVPWRLGADAVIFGDAASLRQAQKISRWIEQATGGTATNIRAGYTLNGTALPDSGYFSTFFAAPFGVAAMTVPTSQQWLNRVYDAVRGNHQDYFEDTVTLQCLLLMSGNYWSPSRSNTSPTATPRPATATPTATPRPATATTQPATATPRPATATPRPATATPIGIPAWDGNMRAYKVGDRVNYNGRIYRCLQAHTSLATWTPEAVPALWQAE; from the coding sequence ATGTCTGAACAATCACGCTCTTTTTTTGGTTCGCGTTTAATTCAACGAGTTATTTTGATTTTGGCGATCTGCGCGGTGATTGTGCCGTTATTCGCCAGCAAATCATCATATGCTGTTGCCACGCCACGCCGCCCATTTCCCCAACATACCCAATATGCCAGCGGCACGATCAAGCCCAACCATCGCAGCCAAACCCAACTTGATAGCGATGTTAAGGCGTTTTATGATGTTTGGAAAAGCCGTTATGTGGTTCGAGCTGGCACGAGCAGCACTGGCAACCCCTACTATCGGATTAGTTTTGGTAGTAGCGCACCCAACGTAACGGTTTCCGAAGGCCAAGGCTATGGCATGGTCATTATGGCCTTGATGGCGGGCTATGATCCCGAAGCCCAAACAATTTTTGATGGTTTATGGGAGTTTTCGCGCACTAATCCCAGCAATATCGATTCGCGCCTGATGGGCTGGCGCATTCCCAGCGATGGTTCGGGCAATGATAGTGCTTTTGATGGCGATGCTGATATTGCCTATGGCCTGATTTTAGCTGATGCTCAATGGGGTAGTAGCGGGAGAATCAATTATGCCAGCGCTGCCAATACGGTTTTGGCCGGAGTTTTAGCATCAACGATTGGCCCAAACAGCCGCTTGCCAATGTTGGGCGATTGGGTTTCGCCGAATGGCAGCCCACATAGCCAATACACGCCACGGCCCTCAGATTTCATGCCCAGCCATTTCCGCGATTATCGCGCCTTTACTGGCAATGCCACTTGGGATACCGTGCTGAGCAAAACGCAGGGCGTGGTTGAAAGTATTCAAGCCCAATATAGCCCCAATACTGGTTTGATGCCCGATTTTGTGGTGCAAGCCAACACAACGCCCAAACCATCGCCTGCCAACTTTTTGGAAAGCGAAAACGATGGCAATTATTATTACAATTCAGGCCGCGTGCCATGGCGCTTGGGAGCCGATGCCGTGATTTTCGGCGATGCAGCTTCATTACGTCAAGCTCAAAAAATCTCACGCTGGATTGAGCAAGCTACAGGTGGCACGGCTACCAATATTCGCGCTGGCTATACCTTGAATGGCACAGCTTTACCCGATAGTGGCTATTTCAGCACCTTCTTTGCAGCACCATTTGGGGTTGCGGCCATGACCGTACCAACCAGCCAACAATGGCTCAATCGGGTCTACGATGCGGTTCGCGGCAATCATCAAGATTATTTCGAAGATACCGTGACCTTGCAATGTTTGCTCTTGATGTCGGGCAATTATTGGTCGCCAAGTCGTAGCAACACCAGCCCAACCGCAACTCCGCGGCCAGCCACTGCAACTCCAACGGCAACCCCACGGCCTGCGACGGCGACTACGCAACCAGCCACTGCAACCCCACGGCCAGCCACTGCAACCCCACGGCCTGCGACGGCGACACCGATTGGTATTCCGGCTTGGGATGGCAATATGCGAGCCTATAAAGTGGGCGATCGGGTCAACTATAACGGGCGAATTTATCGCTGTTTACAAGCCCATACTTCGTTAGCGACTTGGACTCCTGAGGCAGTCCCCGCCTTGTGGCAGGCTGAATGA